A stretch of Terriglobia bacterium DNA encodes these proteins:
- a CDS encoding type II toxin-antitoxin system HicB family antitoxin — protein MAIKRKVRRPEHLAEIDEVTIRLHIEPLAEGGYVATSRDVPGLVAEGRSLTETVEIAQGLARKIAESCLEHGDPLPAIASAPRL, from the coding sequence ATGGCAATCAAACGCAAAGTCCGCCGGCCGGAACACCTCGCTGAAATCGATGAGGTAACAATCCGGTTACACATTGAACCTCTGGCGGAGGGCGGCTATGTTGCGACCAGCCGCGACGTGCCAGGCCTGGTGGCCGAGGGCCGCAGCCTCACAGAAACGGTTGAAATCGCACAGGGTCTGGCACGCAAGATTGCTGAATCCTGTCTCGAGCACGGGGATCCACTTCCAGCCATTGCCAGTGCTCCACGTTTGTAA
- a CDS encoding NAD(P)/FAD-dependent oxidoreductase produces the protein MNATRHRVVIGGGGFGGLYAARALAGAPVTVTVIDKRNYHLFRPMLYQVATGLLSADEISAPLRSILSRQPNVEVLMDEVIGVDADQRVVRLKRRAVPYDYLILATGIQYNYFGHDEWREVAPGLESLDDADHIRGKVLLAFERAEAMAAIDHADAEAVRQQLTFVLVGAGTVGVEMAGTLAEMSRMALSHDFRHIDPRSAEILLFEAAPRVLPTFPESLSARAQQHLESLGVKVYTNTRVTSVDADGIVAGGQRIPSSTVLWGAGVLASPAGRWLGAAMDKSGKIIVNSDLSVPGHPDIFAIGDTAHVVAPARNLVGMKSTDAMVMPGVAQPAIQEGRYVAGLIRRRVAGQAAPKPFWYWDKGDLAIVGRTYAVADLRELRFAGFLAWLVWAVVHIYFLVGFTNRFFVVSQWAIAFLTKRRRVRVFPAQERAAKVA, from the coding sequence TTGAATGCAACTCGGCATCGCGTGGTGATCGGCGGCGGCGGCTTCGGCGGGCTTTATGCGGCGCGAGCGTTAGCTGGAGCTCCGGTCACCGTAACTGTCATCGATAAACGGAACTACCACCTTTTCCGTCCCATGCTTTATCAGGTGGCCACCGGCCTGCTGTCTGCTGACGAAATTTCCGCGCCGCTGCGCTCGATCCTGAGCCGCCAGCCCAATGTCGAAGTGCTGATGGACGAAGTCATAGGCGTCGATGCCGACCAGCGAGTGGTTCGCCTGAAGCGACGCGCTGTGCCCTACGATTACCTCATCCTTGCCACCGGCATCCAATACAACTATTTCGGGCACGACGAGTGGCGGGAGGTTGCGCCCGGCCTCGAATCGCTCGACGACGCAGACCACATCCGAGGCAAGGTCCTGCTGGCATTCGAGCGAGCCGAAGCAATGGCCGCGATAGATCACGCCGATGCGGAGGCGGTACGGCAGCAACTCACATTCGTGCTGGTCGGCGCGGGCACGGTGGGTGTGGAAATGGCGGGCACGCTGGCGGAAATGTCGCGGATGGCGCTGTCACACGATTTTCGCCACATCGATCCACGCTCCGCGGAGATCCTCCTGTTCGAGGCGGCGCCGCGCGTTCTGCCCACCTTTCCCGAAAGCCTGTCAGCCAGGGCGCAGCAGCATCTTGAGAGCCTGGGAGTAAAGGTTTATACGAACACGCGTGTGACCAGCGTGGACGCCGATGGAATCGTTGCGGGTGGCCAGCGCATTCCCTCAAGCACGGTGCTGTGGGGAGCCGGCGTGCTGGCTTCGCCGGCGGGCCGCTGGCTGGGTGCGGCTATGGATAAATCGGGGAAAATCATCGTCAACTCCGATCTGTCAGTGCCGGGGCATCCCGACATTTTCGCGATTGGTGACACGGCCCACGTGGTTGCTCCGGCGCGAAATCTCGTGGGAATGAAATCTACAGACGCAATGGTCATGCCGGGCGTCGCGCAGCCCGCCATTCAAGAGGGGAGGTATGTGGCGGGCCTGATTCGGCGGCGTGTGGCCGGCCAGGCGGCGCCAAAACCCTTCTGGTATTGGGACAAGGGCGATCTTGCGATTGTGGGACGTACCTACGCTGTCGCCGATCTTCGCGAACTGCGCTTTGCAGGATTCCTGGCATGGCTTGTCTGGGCGGTTGTGCACATCTATTTCCTGGTTGGATTCACGAACCGGTTCTTCGTCGTATCGCAGTGGGCGATCGCGTTCCTGACAAAACGCCGGCGCGTGCGCGTCTTTCCCGCACAAGAACGCGCCGCGAAAGTCGCTTAG